Proteins from a genomic interval of Zingiber officinale cultivar Zhangliang chromosome 1B, Zo_v1.1, whole genome shotgun sequence:
- the LOC122051042 gene encoding UPF0047 protein YjbQ-like: MAAKWAQKTVVVPAQRRGCHLITPKIVEEIQQDLSGFKCGLAHLFLQHTSASLTINENYDSDVQSDTETFLNRIVPEGRSAPWKHTLEGE; the protein is encoded by the exons ATGGCCGCCAAGTGGGCACAGAAGACCGTCGTCGTCCCTGCTCAGAGGCGCGGATGCCATCTCATCACCCCCAAG ATTGTTGAAGAGATACAACAAGATTTGTCGGGCTTCAAATGCGGCCTTGCTCATCTTTTCC TGCAGCATACAAGTGCTTCTCTCACCATAAATGAGAATTATGACTCTGATGTTCAGAGCGACACTGAAACATTTCTGAATCGGATTGTGCCAGAG GGTCGATCTGCACCGTGGAAGCACACATTGGAAGGTGAGTAA